One Nitrospirota bacterium DNA window includes the following coding sequences:
- a CDS encoding arsenic resistance protein, whose product MLRGLFEKLHNFRLLPVFVIASMIIGIAVGKWYGISNFELTPPISAIKFIFHGAYEFTIPNILALGVVVGLFMMMYPAMANIKFEDLGKAAKSPKQLLIVMFFNYAVAPFFMLLLSKIFLSGEPDLYTGLVLYGLAPCIAMVIVFTYLSAGNGPLAIILVALNSIIQMILIPVYAKLLLGDVDFDVWVVGESVLLYLGIPLIAGMLTRFLGVKRFGEEWFHKLKFYLDTMSIIGLLFTLVVMFALKGDLILEKPMFIVQLAIPMTLFFWIMFVVVYLTGWKLGLNYKDSVAVGFNATGRDFEIAIAIAITAFNPTVALATVIGPLIEVPVMLSLVWFAKSTGHKLFKEKI is encoded by the coding sequence ATGCTCAGAGGATTGTTTGAAAAACTTCACAACTTCAGGCTTCTGCCGGTATTTGTTATCGCAAGTATGATTATCGGCATTGCCGTCGGTAAGTGGTACGGGATTTCAAACTTTGAACTCACACCTCCGATTTCTGCTATCAAATTCATATTTCACGGCGCTTATGAGTTCACCATACCAAATATCCTTGCACTTGGTGTTGTAGTCGGTCTCTTTATGATGATGTATCCGGCTATGGCAAATATCAAGTTTGAGGATTTGGGAAAGGCTGCAAAATCTCCGAAACAATTGCTCATCGTCATGTTCTTTAACTATGCAGTCGCGCCGTTTTTTATGCTCCTGCTCTCAAAAATATTCCTGAGCGGTGAACCCGACCTCTACACCGGGCTTGTCCTTTACGGACTCGCTCCGTGCATTGCAATGGTTATTGTATTCACCTACCTTTCAGCAGGCAATGGGCCGCTGGCAATAATACTGGTTGCGCTGAACTCCATAATTCAGATGATATTGATTCCTGTCTATGCAAAACTACTTTTAGGCGATGTTGATTTTGATGTATGGGTTGTTGGCGAAAGCGTACTTTTGTACCTTGGCATTCCGCTTATTGCAGGAATGCTGACAAGGTTTTTAGGAGTAAAAAGGTTTGGCGAGGAGTGGTTCCATAAGCTGAAGTTTTATCTTGATACGATGTCAATCATCGGGCTTTTATTCACTTTGGTTGTGATGTTTGCATTGAAAGGAGACTTGATTCTTGAAAAACCGATGTTTATTGTGCAGTTGGCAATTCCGATGACGCTCTTTTTCTGGATTATGTTCGTTGTCGTTTACCTTACAGGCTGGAAGCTTGGACTTAATTACAAGGATTCTGTAGCTGTAGGATTTAACGCAACAGGGAGGGACTTTGAGATAGCAATCGCAATAGCGATTACCGCATTTAACCCGACCGTCGCGCTCGCAACGGTTATAGGCCCTCTGATTGAAGTGCCTGTAATGCTTTCCCTTGTATGGTTTGCAAAATCAACCGGTCACAAGTTATTCAAAGAGAAGATATAG
- a CDS encoding arsenate reductase ArsC, producing MLKVMFLCTGNSCRSQMAEGLAREFGSGLIEPFSAGLMAAGLHPRAVSVMKEIGIDISKQESKSIDESLLRKMDIVITLCGSAEESCPWTPPEIRRIHWPIADPVGTIGSEEKIINEFRKTRAAIKERIIKFIAEVRDAQRIV from the coding sequence ATGCTTAAAGTAATGTTTCTGTGCACAGGGAATTCTTGCAGAAGTCAGATGGCAGAAGGGCTTGCAAGGGAATTCGGTAGCGGCTTAATAGAACCATTCAGCGCAGGGCTTATGGCTGCAGGTTTGCATCCAAGAGCTGTTTCGGTAATGAAAGAGATAGGGATAGACATATCAAAACAAGAATCAAAAAGCATAGACGAATCTCTCCTGAGAAAAATGGATATTGTCATCACTCTCTGCGGCAGCGCTGAGGAATCATGCCCATGGACTCCTCCTGAGATAAGGCGCATCCACTGGCCGATAGCCGACCCTGTGGGGACCATCGGTTCGGAGGAGAAAATCATAAATGAATTCAGAAAAACAAGAGCTGCGATAAAAGAGAGGATAATTAAATTTATTGCGGAGGTAAGAGATGCTCAGAGGATTGTTTGA